A region of Homo sapiens chromosome 17, GRCh38.p14 Primary Assembly DNA encodes the following proteins:
- the ZMYND15 gene encoding zinc finger MYND domain-containing protein 15 isoform X1: MSLPGGPVERVAASPGRAHLRGSHPRTHRARGAWPPAEPARARAALTSQPHPRTLHRESGPGPCAAEDMEFVSGYRDEFLDFTALLFGWFRKFVAERGAVGTSLEGRCRQLEAQIRRLPQDPALWVLHVLPNHSVGISLGQGAEPGPGPGLGTAWLLGDNPPLHLRDLSPYISFVSLEDGEEGEEEEEEDEEEEKREDGGAGSTEKVEPEEDRELAPTSRESPQETNPPGESEEAAREAGGGKDGCREDRVENETRPQKRKGQRSEAAPLHVSCLLLVTDEHGTILGIDLLVDGAQGTASWGSGTKDLAPWAYALLCHSMACPMGSGDPRKPRQLTVGDARLHRELESLVPRLGVKLAKTPMRTWGPRPGFTFASLRARTCHVCHRHSFEAKLTPCPQCSAVLYCGEACLRADWQRCPDDVSHRFWCPRLAAFMERAGELATLPFTYTAEVTSETFNKEAFLASRGLTRGYWTQLSMLIPGPGFSRHPRGNTPSLSLLRGGDPYQLLQGDGTALMPPVPPHPPRGVFGSWQDYYTWRGLSLDSPIAVLLTYPLTVYYVITHLVPQSFPELNIQNKQSLKIHVVEAGKEFDLVMVFWELLVLLPHVALELQFVGDGLPPESDEQHFTLQRDSLEVSVRPGSGISARPSSGTKEKGGRRDLQIKVSARPYHLFQGPKPDLVIGFNSGFALKDTWLRSLPRLQSLRVPAFFTESSEYSCVMDGQTMAVATGGGTSPPQPNPFRSPFRLRAADNCMSWYCNAFIFHLVYKPAQGSGARPAPGPPPPSPTPSAPPAPTRRRRGEKKPGRGARRRK; the protein is encoded by the exons ATGAGCCTCCCGGGCGGCCCGGTGGAGAGAGTCGCCGCCAGCCCCGGCCGCGCGCACCTGCGGGGCAGCCACCCGCGGACGCACCGAGCCCGGGGGGCGTGGCCGCCCGCTGAGCCGGCGAGGGCTCGGGCAGCCCTGACGTCACAACCGCACCCGCGCACCCTCCACCGCGAG TCTGGGCCGGGGCCCTGTGCCGCTGAAGACATGGAGTTTGTGTCTGGATACCGGGATGAGTTCCTTGATTTCACTGCCCTTCTCTTCGGCTGGTTCCGAAAGTTTGTGGCAGAGCGTGGAGCTGTAGGGACTAGCCTTGAGGGCCGCTGCCGGCAGCTGGAGGCCCAGATCAGAAGGCTACCCCAGGACCCTGCCCTTTGGGTGCTCCATGTCCTGCCCAACCATAGTGTGGGCATCAGCCTGGGGCAAGGGGCAGAACCAGGTCCTGGACCAGGCCTGGGGACTGCCTGGCTCCTGGGAGACAACCCTCCACTCCACCTGCGAGACCTGAGCCCCTACATCAGCTTTGTCAGCCTAGAggatggggaggaaggggaggaggaagaggaggaagatgaagaagaagagaagagagaggacgGGGGTGCAGGCAGCACAGAGAAGGTGGAACCAGAGGAGGACCGGGAGCTAGCCCCTACCAGCAGGGAGTCCCCCCAGGAAACAAACCCTCCAGGAGAGTCAGAGGAGGCTGCCCGGGAGGCAGGAGGTGGCAAGGATGGCTGCCGAGAGGACAGGGTGGAGAACGAAACAAGACCCCAGAAGAGGAAGGGACAGAGGAGTG AGGCTGCCCCCCTGCACGTTTCCTGTCTCTTACTTGTGACGGATGAGCATGGCACCATCTTGGGCATTGATCTGCTAGTGGATGGAGCCCAGGGAACCGCAAGCTGGGGCTCAGGGACCAAGGACCTGGCTCCTTGGGCCTATGCTCTCCTCTGTCACAGCATGGCCTGTCCCATGGGCTCTGGGGATCCCCGAAAGCCCCGACAGCTTACTGTGGGAGATGCCCGGCTGCATCG AGAGCTGGAGAGCTTGGTCCCAAGGCTAGGTGTGAAGTTAGCCAAAACCCCAATGCGGACATGGGGTCCCCGGCCAGGCTTCACCTTTGCTTCCCTTCGTGCTCGAACCTGCCATGTGTGTCACAGGCACAGCTTTGAAGCGAAGCTGACACCTTG CCCCCAGTGTAGTGCTGTCTTGTATTGTGGAGAGGCTTGTCTCCGGGCTGACTGGCAGCGGTGCCCAGATGATGTGAGTCACCGATTTTGGTGCCCAAGGCTTGCAGCCTTCATGGAGCGGGCAGGAGAACTGGCAACCCTGCCTTTTACCTACACCGCAG aGGTGACCAGTGAAACCTTCAACAAAGAGGCCTTCCTGGCCTCTCGGGGCCTCACTCGTGGCTATTGGACCCAGCTCAGCATGCTGATTCCAGGCCCGGGCTTCTCCAGACACCCCCGAGGCAACACGCCATCCCTCAGCCTTCTTCGCGGTG GAGACCCCTACCAGCTTCTCCAGGGAGACGGGACTGCCCTGATGCCTCCTGTGCCCCCACATCCACCCCGGGGTGTTTTTG GCTCATGGCAGGATTACTACACATGGCGGGGCCTCAGCTTGGACTCCCCCATAGCCGTGCTTCTCACCTACCCGCTGACCGTGTACTACGTCATCACCCACCTGGTGCCCCAGTCCT TCCCTGAGCTCAACATCCAAAACAAACAGTCACTGAAGATCCACGTGGTGGAGGCCGGGAAGGAGTTTGACCTTGTCATGGTGTTTTGG GAGCTTTTGGTCCTGCTCCCCCATGTGGCCCTGGAGCTGCAGTTTGTAGGTGATGGCCTGCCCCCCGAAAGCGACGAGCAGCATTTTACCCTGCAGAGG GACAGCCTGGAGGTGTCTGTCCGGCCTGGTTCCGGCATATCAGCACGGCCCAGCTCTGGCACTAAGGAGAAAGGGGGCCGCAGGGACCTgcagatcaaggtgtcagcaaggcccTACCACCTGTTCCAGGGGCCCAAGCCTGACCTGGTTATTG GATTTAACTCCGGGTTTGCTCTCAAGGATACGTGGCTGAGGTCTCTGCCCCGGTTACAG TCCCTCCGAGTGCCAGCCTTCTTCACCGAGAGCAGCGAGTACAGCTGTGTGATGGACGGCCAGACCATGGCGGTGGCCACTGGAGGGGGCACCAGCCCTCCCCAGCCCAACCCCTTCCGCTCCCCCTTTCGCCTCAGAGCGGCCGACAACTGCATGTCCTG GTACTGCAATGCCTTCATCTTCCACCTGGTTTACAAGCCTGCTCAAGGGAGCGGGGCCCGCCCGGCGCCCgggcccccacccccatccccaactccctctgctcctcctgcccccacccgaAGGCGCCGAGGAGAAAAGAAACCTGGGCGGGGGGCCCGCCGGCGGAAATGA
- the ZMYND15 gene encoding zinc finger MYND domain-containing protein 15 isoform X2, translating into MSLPGGPVERVAASPGRAHLRGSHPRTHRARGAWPPAEPARARAALTSQPHPRTLHRESGPGPCAAEDMEFVSGYRDEFLDFTALLFGWFRKFVAERGAVGTSLEGRCRQLEAQIRRLPQDPALWVLHVLPNHSVGISLGQGAEPGPGPGLGTAWLLGDNPPLHLRDLSPYISFVSLEDGEEGEEEEEEDEEEEKREDGGAGSTEKVEPEEDRELAPTSRESPQETNPPGESEEAAREAGGGKDGCREDRVENETRPQKRKGQRSEAAPLHVSCLLLVTDEHGTILGIDLLVDGAQGTASWGSGTKDLAPWAYALLCHSMACPMGSGDPRKPRQLTVGDARLHRELESLVPRLGVKLAKTPMRTWGPRPGFTFASLRARTCHVCHRHSFEAKLTPCPQCSAVLYCGEACLRADWQRCPDDVSHRFWCPRLAAFMERAGELATLPFTYTAEVTSETFNKEAFLASRGLTRGYWTQLSMLIPGPGFSRHPRGNTPSLSLLRGGDPYQLLQGDGTALMPPVPPHPPRGVFVPELNIQNKQSLKIHVVEAGKEFDLVMVFWELLVLLPHVALELQFVGDGLPPESDEQHFTLQRDSLEVSVRPGSGISARPSSGTKEKGGRRDLQIKVSARPYHLFQGPKPDLVIGFNSGFALKDTWLRSLPRLQSLRVPAFFTESSEYSCVMDGQTMAVATGGGTSPPQPNPFRSPFRLRAADNCMSWYCNAFIFHLVYKPAQGSGARPAPGPPPPSPTPSAPPAPTRRRRGEKKPGRGARRRK; encoded by the exons ATGAGCCTCCCGGGCGGCCCGGTGGAGAGAGTCGCCGCCAGCCCCGGCCGCGCGCACCTGCGGGGCAGCCACCCGCGGACGCACCGAGCCCGGGGGGCGTGGCCGCCCGCTGAGCCGGCGAGGGCTCGGGCAGCCCTGACGTCACAACCGCACCCGCGCACCCTCCACCGCGAG TCTGGGCCGGGGCCCTGTGCCGCTGAAGACATGGAGTTTGTGTCTGGATACCGGGATGAGTTCCTTGATTTCACTGCCCTTCTCTTCGGCTGGTTCCGAAAGTTTGTGGCAGAGCGTGGAGCTGTAGGGACTAGCCTTGAGGGCCGCTGCCGGCAGCTGGAGGCCCAGATCAGAAGGCTACCCCAGGACCCTGCCCTTTGGGTGCTCCATGTCCTGCCCAACCATAGTGTGGGCATCAGCCTGGGGCAAGGGGCAGAACCAGGTCCTGGACCAGGCCTGGGGACTGCCTGGCTCCTGGGAGACAACCCTCCACTCCACCTGCGAGACCTGAGCCCCTACATCAGCTTTGTCAGCCTAGAggatggggaggaaggggaggaggaagaggaggaagatgaagaagaagagaagagagaggacgGGGGTGCAGGCAGCACAGAGAAGGTGGAACCAGAGGAGGACCGGGAGCTAGCCCCTACCAGCAGGGAGTCCCCCCAGGAAACAAACCCTCCAGGAGAGTCAGAGGAGGCTGCCCGGGAGGCAGGAGGTGGCAAGGATGGCTGCCGAGAGGACAGGGTGGAGAACGAAACAAGACCCCAGAAGAGGAAGGGACAGAGGAGTG AGGCTGCCCCCCTGCACGTTTCCTGTCTCTTACTTGTGACGGATGAGCATGGCACCATCTTGGGCATTGATCTGCTAGTGGATGGAGCCCAGGGAACCGCAAGCTGGGGCTCAGGGACCAAGGACCTGGCTCCTTGGGCCTATGCTCTCCTCTGTCACAGCATGGCCTGTCCCATGGGCTCTGGGGATCCCCGAAAGCCCCGACAGCTTACTGTGGGAGATGCCCGGCTGCATCG AGAGCTGGAGAGCTTGGTCCCAAGGCTAGGTGTGAAGTTAGCCAAAACCCCAATGCGGACATGGGGTCCCCGGCCAGGCTTCACCTTTGCTTCCCTTCGTGCTCGAACCTGCCATGTGTGTCACAGGCACAGCTTTGAAGCGAAGCTGACACCTTG CCCCCAGTGTAGTGCTGTCTTGTATTGTGGAGAGGCTTGTCTCCGGGCTGACTGGCAGCGGTGCCCAGATGATGTGAGTCACCGATTTTGGTGCCCAAGGCTTGCAGCCTTCATGGAGCGGGCAGGAGAACTGGCAACCCTGCCTTTTACCTACACCGCAG aGGTGACCAGTGAAACCTTCAACAAAGAGGCCTTCCTGGCCTCTCGGGGCCTCACTCGTGGCTATTGGACCCAGCTCAGCATGCTGATTCCAGGCCCGGGCTTCTCCAGACACCCCCGAGGCAACACGCCATCCCTCAGCCTTCTTCGCGGTG GAGACCCCTACCAGCTTCTCCAGGGAGACGGGACTGCCCTGATGCCTCCTGTGCCCCCACATCCACCCCGGGGTGTTTTTG TCCCTGAGCTCAACATCCAAAACAAACAGTCACTGAAGATCCACGTGGTGGAGGCCGGGAAGGAGTTTGACCTTGTCATGGTGTTTTGG GAGCTTTTGGTCCTGCTCCCCCATGTGGCCCTGGAGCTGCAGTTTGTAGGTGATGGCCTGCCCCCCGAAAGCGACGAGCAGCATTTTACCCTGCAGAGG GACAGCCTGGAGGTGTCTGTCCGGCCTGGTTCCGGCATATCAGCACGGCCCAGCTCTGGCACTAAGGAGAAAGGGGGCCGCAGGGACCTgcagatcaaggtgtcagcaaggcccTACCACCTGTTCCAGGGGCCCAAGCCTGACCTGGTTATTG GATTTAACTCCGGGTTTGCTCTCAAGGATACGTGGCTGAGGTCTCTGCCCCGGTTACAG TCCCTCCGAGTGCCAGCCTTCTTCACCGAGAGCAGCGAGTACAGCTGTGTGATGGACGGCCAGACCATGGCGGTGGCCACTGGAGGGGGCACCAGCCCTCCCCAGCCCAACCCCTTCCGCTCCCCCTTTCGCCTCAGAGCGGCCGACAACTGCATGTCCTG GTACTGCAATGCCTTCATCTTCCACCTGGTTTACAAGCCTGCTCAAGGGAGCGGGGCCCGCCCGGCGCCCgggcccccacccccatccccaactccctctgctcctcctgcccccacccgaAGGCGCCGAGGAGAAAAGAAACCTGGGCGGGGGGCCCGCCGGCGGAAATGA
- the ZMYND15 gene encoding zinc finger MYND domain-containing protein 15 isoform 1 (isoform 1 is encoded by transcript variant 1), which produces MEFVSGYRDEFLDFTALLFGWFRKFVAERGAVGTSLEGRCRQLEAQIRRLPQDPALWVLHVLPNHSVGISLGQGAEPGPGPGLGTAWLLGDNPPLHLRDLSPYISFVSLEDGEEGEEEEEEDEEEEKREDGGAGSTEKVEPEEDRELAPTSRESPQETNPPGESEEAAREAGGGKDGCREDRVENETRPQKRKGQRSEAAPLHVSCLLLVTDEHGTILGIDLLVDGAQGTASWGSGTKDLAPWAYALLCHSMACPMGSGDPRKPRQLTVGDARLHRELESLVPRLGVKLAKTPMRTWGPRPGFTFASLRARTCHVCHRHSFEAKLTPCPQCSAVLYCGEACLRADWQRCPDDVSHRFWCPRLAAFMERAGELATLPFTYTAEVTSETFNKEAFLASRGLTRGYWTQLSMLIPGPGFSRHPRGNTPSLSLLRGGDPYQLLQGDGTALMPPVPPHPPRGVFGSWQDYYTWRGLSLDSPIAVLLTYPLTVYYVITHLVPQSFPELNIQNKQSLKIHVVEAGKEFDLVMVFWELLVLLPHVALELQFVGDGLPPESDEQHFTLQRDSLEVSVRPGSGISARPSSGTKEKGGRRDLQIKVSARPYHLFQGPKPDLVIGFNSGFALKDTWLRSLPRLQSLRVPAFFTESSEYSCVMDGQTMAVATGGGTSPPQPNPFRSPFRLRAADNCMSWYCNAFIFHLVYKPAQGSGARPAPGPPPPSPTPSAPPAPTRRRRGEKKPGRGARRRK; this is translated from the exons ATGGAGTTTGTGTCTGGATACCGGGATGAGTTCCTTGATTTCACTGCCCTTCTCTTCGGCTGGTTCCGAAAGTTTGTGGCAGAGCGTGGAGCTGTAGGGACTAGCCTTGAGGGCCGCTGCCGGCAGCTGGAGGCCCAGATCAGAAGGCTACCCCAGGACCCTGCCCTTTGGGTGCTCCATGTCCTGCCCAACCATAGTGTGGGCATCAGCCTGGGGCAAGGGGCAGAACCAGGTCCTGGACCAGGCCTGGGGACTGCCTGGCTCCTGGGAGACAACCCTCCACTCCACCTGCGAGACCTGAGCCCCTACATCAGCTTTGTCAGCCTAGAggatggggaggaaggggaggaggaagaggaggaagatgaagaagaagagaagagagaggacgGGGGTGCAGGCAGCACAGAGAAGGTGGAACCAGAGGAGGACCGGGAGCTAGCCCCTACCAGCAGGGAGTCCCCCCAGGAAACAAACCCTCCAGGAGAGTCAGAGGAGGCTGCCCGGGAGGCAGGAGGTGGCAAGGATGGCTGCCGAGAGGACAGGGTGGAGAACGAAACAAGACCCCAGAAGAGGAAGGGACAGAGGAGTG AGGCTGCCCCCCTGCACGTTTCCTGTCTCTTACTTGTGACGGATGAGCATGGCACCATCTTGGGCATTGATCTGCTAGTGGATGGAGCCCAGGGAACCGCAAGCTGGGGCTCAGGGACCAAGGACCTGGCTCCTTGGGCCTATGCTCTCCTCTGTCACAGCATGGCCTGTCCCATGGGCTCTGGGGATCCCCGAAAGCCCCGACAGCTTACTGTGGGAGATGCCCGGCTGCATCG AGAGCTGGAGAGCTTGGTCCCAAGGCTAGGTGTGAAGTTAGCCAAAACCCCAATGCGGACATGGGGTCCCCGGCCAGGCTTCACCTTTGCTTCCCTTCGTGCTCGAACCTGCCATGTGTGTCACAGGCACAGCTTTGAAGCGAAGCTGACACCTTG CCCCCAGTGTAGTGCTGTCTTGTATTGTGGAGAGGCTTGTCTCCGGGCTGACTGGCAGCGGTGCCCAGATGATGTGAGTCACCGATTTTGGTGCCCAAGGCTTGCAGCCTTCATGGAGCGGGCAGGAGAACTGGCAACCCTGCCTTTTACCTACACCGCAG aGGTGACCAGTGAAACCTTCAACAAAGAGGCCTTCCTGGCCTCTCGGGGCCTCACTCGTGGCTATTGGACCCAGCTCAGCATGCTGATTCCAGGCCCGGGCTTCTCCAGACACCCCCGAGGCAACACGCCATCCCTCAGCCTTCTTCGCGGTG GAGACCCCTACCAGCTTCTCCAGGGAGACGGGACTGCCCTGATGCCTCCTGTGCCCCCACATCCACCCCGGGGTGTTTTTG GCTCATGGCAGGATTACTACACATGGCGGGGCCTCAGCTTGGACTCCCCCATAGCCGTGCTTCTCACCTACCCGCTGACCGTGTACTACGTCATCACCCACCTGGTGCCCCAGTCCT TCCCTGAGCTCAACATCCAAAACAAACAGTCACTGAAGATCCACGTGGTGGAGGCCGGGAAGGAGTTTGACCTTGTCATGGTGTTTTGG GAGCTTTTGGTCCTGCTCCCCCATGTGGCCCTGGAGCTGCAGTTTGTAGGTGATGGCCTGCCCCCCGAAAGCGACGAGCAGCATTTTACCCTGCAGAGG GACAGCCTGGAGGTGTCTGTCCGGCCTGGTTCCGGCATATCAGCACGGCCCAGCTCTGGCACTAAGGAGAAAGGGGGCCGCAGGGACCTgcagatcaaggtgtcagcaaggcccTACCACCTGTTCCAGGGGCCCAAGCCTGACCTGGTTATTG GATTTAACTCCGGGTTTGCTCTCAAGGATACGTGGCTGAGGTCTCTGCCCCGGTTACAG TCCCTCCGAGTGCCAGCCTTCTTCACCGAGAGCAGCGAGTACAGCTGTGTGATGGACGGCCAGACCATGGCGGTGGCCACTGGAGGGGGCACCAGCCCTCCCCAGCCCAACCCCTTCCGCTCCCCCTTTCGCCTCAGAGCGGCCGACAACTGCATGTCCTG GTACTGCAATGCCTTCATCTTCCACCTGGTTTACAAGCCTGCTCAAGGGAGCGGGGCCCGCCCGGCGCCCgggcccccacccccatccccaactccctctgctcctcctgcccccacccgaAGGCGCCGAGGAGAAAAGAAACCTGGGCGGGGGGCCCGCCGGCGGAAATGA
- the ZMYND15 gene encoding zinc finger MYND domain-containing protein 15 isoform X3 translates to MSLPGGPVERVAASPGRAHLRGSHPRTHRARGAWPPAEPARARAALTSQPHPRTLHREVFTFEKWWRLQSGPGPCAAEDMEFVSGYRDEFLDFTALLFGWFRKFVAERGAVGTSLEGRCRQLEAQIRRLPQDPALWVLHVLPNHSVGISLGQGAEPGPGPGLGTAWLLGDNPPLHLRDLSPYISFVSLEDGEEGEEEEEEDEEEEKREDGGAGSTEKVEPEEDRELAPTSRESPQETNPPGESEEAAREAGGGKDGCREDRVENETRPQKRKGQRSEVTSETFNKEAFLASRGLTRGYWTQLSMLIPGPGFSRHPRGNTPSLSLLRGGDPYQLLQGDGTALMPPVPPHPPRGVFGSWQDYYTWRGLSLDSPIAVLLTYPLTVYYVITHLVPQSFPELNIQNKQSLKIHVVEAGKEFDLVMVFWELLVLLPHVALELQFVGDGLPPESDEQHFTLQRDSLEVSVRPGSGISARPSSGTKEKGGRRDLQIKVSARPYHLFQGPKPDLVIGFNSGFALKDTWLRSLPRLQSLRVPAFFTESSEYSCVMDGQTMAVATGGGTSPPQPNPFRSPFRLRAADNCMSWYCNAFIFHLVYKPAQGSGARPAPGPPPPSPTPSAPPAPTRRRRGEKKPGRGARRRK, encoded by the exons ATGAGCCTCCCGGGCGGCCCGGTGGAGAGAGTCGCCGCCAGCCCCGGCCGCGCGCACCTGCGGGGCAGCCACCCGCGGACGCACCGAGCCCGGGGGGCGTGGCCGCCCGCTGAGCCGGCGAGGGCTCGGGCAGCCCTGACGTCACAACCGCACCCGCGCACCCTCCACCGCGAGGTATTTACCTTCGAAAAGTGGTGGCGGCTGCAG TCTGGGCCGGGGCCCTGTGCCGCTGAAGACATGGAGTTTGTGTCTGGATACCGGGATGAGTTCCTTGATTTCACTGCCCTTCTCTTCGGCTGGTTCCGAAAGTTTGTGGCAGAGCGTGGAGCTGTAGGGACTAGCCTTGAGGGCCGCTGCCGGCAGCTGGAGGCCCAGATCAGAAGGCTACCCCAGGACCCTGCCCTTTGGGTGCTCCATGTCCTGCCCAACCATAGTGTGGGCATCAGCCTGGGGCAAGGGGCAGAACCAGGTCCTGGACCAGGCCTGGGGACTGCCTGGCTCCTGGGAGACAACCCTCCACTCCACCTGCGAGACCTGAGCCCCTACATCAGCTTTGTCAGCCTAGAggatggggaggaaggggaggaggaagaggaggaagatgaagaagaagagaagagagaggacgGGGGTGCAGGCAGCACAGAGAAGGTGGAACCAGAGGAGGACCGGGAGCTAGCCCCTACCAGCAGGGAGTCCCCCCAGGAAACAAACCCTCCAGGAGAGTCAGAGGAGGCTGCCCGGGAGGCAGGAGGTGGCAAGGATGGCTGCCGAGAGGACAGGGTGGAGAACGAAACAAGACCCCAGAAGAGGAAGGGACAGAGGAGTG aGGTGACCAGTGAAACCTTCAACAAAGAGGCCTTCCTGGCCTCTCGGGGCCTCACTCGTGGCTATTGGACCCAGCTCAGCATGCTGATTCCAGGCCCGGGCTTCTCCAGACACCCCCGAGGCAACACGCCATCCCTCAGCCTTCTTCGCGGTG GAGACCCCTACCAGCTTCTCCAGGGAGACGGGACTGCCCTGATGCCTCCTGTGCCCCCACATCCACCCCGGGGTGTTTTTG GCTCATGGCAGGATTACTACACATGGCGGGGCCTCAGCTTGGACTCCCCCATAGCCGTGCTTCTCACCTACCCGCTGACCGTGTACTACGTCATCACCCACCTGGTGCCCCAGTCCT TCCCTGAGCTCAACATCCAAAACAAACAGTCACTGAAGATCCACGTGGTGGAGGCCGGGAAGGAGTTTGACCTTGTCATGGTGTTTTGG GAGCTTTTGGTCCTGCTCCCCCATGTGGCCCTGGAGCTGCAGTTTGTAGGTGATGGCCTGCCCCCCGAAAGCGACGAGCAGCATTTTACCCTGCAGAGG GACAGCCTGGAGGTGTCTGTCCGGCCTGGTTCCGGCATATCAGCACGGCCCAGCTCTGGCACTAAGGAGAAAGGGGGCCGCAGGGACCTgcagatcaaggtgtcagcaaggcccTACCACCTGTTCCAGGGGCCCAAGCCTGACCTGGTTATTG GATTTAACTCCGGGTTTGCTCTCAAGGATACGTGGCTGAGGTCTCTGCCCCGGTTACAG TCCCTCCGAGTGCCAGCCTTCTTCACCGAGAGCAGCGAGTACAGCTGTGTGATGGACGGCCAGACCATGGCGGTGGCCACTGGAGGGGGCACCAGCCCTCCCCAGCCCAACCCCTTCCGCTCCCCCTTTCGCCTCAGAGCGGCCGACAACTGCATGTCCTG GTACTGCAATGCCTTCATCTTCCACCTGGTTTACAAGCCTGCTCAAGGGAGCGGGGCCCGCCCGGCGCCCgggcccccacccccatccccaactccctctgctcctcctgcccccacccgaAGGCGCCGAGGAGAAAAGAAACCTGGGCGGGGGGCCCGCCGGCGGAAATGA